In Sulfurospirillum tamanense, a single genomic region encodes these proteins:
- a CDS encoding TAXI family TRAP transporter solute-binding subunit — MTLGKMFKLPTKVGKFAMAAVAIVALASGTVAQAQTQRLGFSGGPDGGTFQFFSNGVATLLSRSLPGVEVSNMASAGSVENLRRVNSKDADFGIVYSGDLYLGINGKLTNDANRYRNVHAVSYLYGAPAHLLVREDSGITDVAQLAGKKVAVGPAGSGAAASAQRFFESVGLWDKISPQYIGYSQGASAIGDRQIDGLWVFAGFPNASVIQATTSNKMRMLQVHEAAQKGTLGTDHPYYAPVTIPAGTYPGIDYDVVTVQDSALWVAGRHVDQELMYKAIGEVYSDKGLDFMRSLAKAAKAMTVESALSGIVTTVHKGAQKYWTEKGHSLTEAQK, encoded by the coding sequence ATGACACTGGGTAAAATGTTTAAACTACCAACAAAGGTTGGAAAATTTGCCATGGCAGCGGTTGCCATCGTGGCACTAGCTTCAGGTACAGTTGCGCAAGCACAAACACAACGACTTGGTTTTTCTGGCGGACCAGATGGGGGAACGTTTCAGTTTTTCTCCAACGGTGTAGCGACACTTTTATCGCGCTCTTTGCCAGGTGTTGAGGTTTCCAATATGGCATCTGCAGGTTCGGTGGAAAACCTTCGCCGCGTTAACTCTAAAGATGCAGATTTTGGAATCGTTTATTCTGGTGACCTTTATCTTGGTATTAATGGAAAGCTAACTAATGATGCAAACCGCTACCGCAATGTTCATGCTGTGTCCTATTTGTATGGTGCACCTGCGCACTTGCTTGTACGTGAAGATTCTGGCATCACTGATGTCGCACAACTTGCAGGCAAGAAAGTGGCGGTTGGACCTGCGGGTTCAGGTGCCGCGGCTTCCGCACAACGTTTTTTTGAAAGCGTAGGCCTTTGGGATAAAATCAGCCCACAATACATTGGTTATTCTCAAGGTGCTTCGGCCATTGGTGACCGCCAAATTGATGGACTCTGGGTATTTGCAGGCTTTCCTAATGCCTCTGTAATCCAAGCAACAACAAGCAATAAAATGCGCATGTTGCAAGTACATGAAGCAGCTCAAAAAGGAACCTTGGGAACAGACCATCCTTATTATGCGCCTGTAACGATTCCTGCGGGAACCTATCCTGGTATTGACTATGATGTAGTTACTGTACAAGATTCTGCTTTGTGGGTAGCGGGCCGTCATGTTGACCAAGAGTTGATGTACAAAGCTATTGGTGAAGTCTATTCAGACAAAGGATTAGATTTTATGCGATCCCTTGCAAAAGCAGCTAAAGCTATGACAGTCGAATCTGCTCTTTCAGGCATTGTTACAACAGTGCATAAGGGGGCACAAAAGTATTGGACAGAAAAAGGCCACTCTTTAACAGAGGCTCAAAAGTAA
- a CDS encoding universal stress protein yields MAEIKKILLATDFSKGSVRASDMARTMTQLAGAQLILLHVITELPEKHTRRMPADVVDTLIREVETAAVKEMQEFKEKYLSDVEARTEIVVGKSEEVILEQAAIHQVDLIILGTHGRTGLDRLKVMVGSTTDKVVRSSKIPVLTVRER; encoded by the coding sequence ATGGCTGAGATTAAAAAGATACTTTTGGCAACGGACTTTTCAAAAGGTTCAGTGCGGGCAAGCGATATGGCACGCACCATGACACAGCTTGCTGGCGCACAACTTATTTTGTTGCATGTTATTACGGAACTTCCAGAAAAGCATACACGCCGTATGCCAGCTGATGTTGTCGATACGCTGATTCGCGAAGTGGAAACAGCAGCTGTAAAAGAGATGCAGGAGTTTAAAGAGAAGTATTTGAGTGATGTTGAAGCAAGAACAGAAATTGTTGTAGGAAAAAGCGAGGAGGTTATTTTAGAACAAGCCGCTATACATCAGGTGGATTTAATCATTTTAGGTACTCATGGCCGTACAGGACTTGATCGCTTAAAAGTAATGGTGGGTTCAACTACAGATAAAGTTGTGCGAAGTTCAAAAATTCCTGTTCTCACCGTTCGCGAACGCTAG
- a CDS encoding TRAP transporter permease, which translates to MMADLDKTLEGLGEEERRKVKELMEKDAKSERKLTGPWLWLASLMGAVMVIAYFYGAGYQALSTEYHLGVYVLITFVLIFIAYPAGGRFAVGCMSVSSAVLLAVAVSSFFVFTSPVAFYDQITFFKETWEYDGFEVAFAQDFGDLRISLLLVIPFAILLLPIDQWLSRRFHHAPTLSDIIMALVIGGAVIYWMSQFEALNYRAGAENQLDKLVSVVGLMLSMEVCRRVLGWSITLIGVGMICFALFGPHLPDLFAHRGFGFERVATALFITTNGVFGVMASVLATYVILFIFFGAFLQKSGAGKFFIDLPLALAGRSIGGPAKVAVMSSALFGSVSGSAIANTVSSGAFTIPMMKRAGFKPHVAGAIEPAASIGGMFLPPIMGAGGFLMAELTGIPYSQIMILSIGPAFLYFLSVFCLVHFEAKKNGIRGIQGEELPHWKEVLKGGWFYALPLVIITILLLTGRSAGNAAFWATLSCVATSWVHKETRMGLREIWEAIQVGARNTLMIGATVGVIGVIVGVISLTGMGLKFSDLVISMAGDSLLIALILVAIASLVLGMGVPVTAAYLIVAVLAVPALAEFGVAVIAAHMIVYWLSQDSNITPPVCVAAYAGAAIAGSDPWKTGWTSFKFAKMLYIMPLLFAYVPAMLLDGTPFEIFTAFLSATLGTIAFGAFAMGFLRRKTKLYEFVVLGIATLLLYWPTLLSDVAGIALISFVWWLQRDAQEVAPVKIA; encoded by the coding sequence ATGATGGCAGATTTAGATAAAACACTAGAAGGTTTAGGCGAAGAAGAGCGACGAAAAGTTAAAGAGCTCATGGAGAAAGATGCCAAATCTGAGCGAAAGCTAACGGGTCCTTGGTTGTGGTTGGCTTCCCTTATGGGCGCGGTGATGGTAATTGCCTATTTTTATGGGGCGGGGTATCAAGCACTTAGCACAGAATACCACTTGGGTGTTTATGTGTTGATTACCTTTGTTTTGATTTTTATCGCTTATCCTGCGGGTGGTCGCTTTGCTGTGGGGTGTATGTCGGTCTCTTCAGCGGTTTTGTTGGCAGTGGCCGTGAGTAGTTTTTTTGTTTTTACTTCGCCTGTGGCATTTTATGACCAAATCACTTTTTTTAAAGAGACGTGGGAATATGACGGCTTTGAAGTAGCCTTTGCGCAAGATTTTGGAGATTTGCGCATCTCGCTCTTGCTTGTCATACCTTTTGCTATCCTGCTTTTGCCTATTGATCAATGGCTCTCTCGTCGCTTTCACCACGCGCCTACGTTGAGCGATATTATCATGGCCCTTGTGATTGGCGGCGCAGTTATCTACTGGATGAGTCAATTTGAAGCGCTCAATTATCGTGCGGGGGCAGAAAACCAGCTAGATAAACTCGTGAGCGTCGTGGGCCTGATGCTTTCTATGGAAGTGTGCCGACGGGTGCTTGGGTGGTCGATTACTTTAATTGGGGTTGGCATGATTTGCTTTGCCTTGTTTGGTCCTCATTTGCCAGATCTTTTTGCCCACCGCGGGTTTGGGTTTGAGCGCGTGGCAACGGCACTATTTATCACCACAAATGGGGTATTTGGAGTCATGGCAAGCGTGCTTGCGACGTATGTAATTTTATTTATTTTCTTTGGGGCATTCTTGCAAAAGTCAGGAGCAGGAAAGTTTTTTATCGACCTTCCATTGGCACTTGCGGGGCGTTCGATTGGCGGGCCTGCTAAGGTTGCGGTTATGTCTTCAGCCCTGTTTGGGTCTGTCTCGGGAAGTGCTATTGCCAATACAGTTTCTTCGGGGGCATTTACCATCCCAATGATGAAGCGAGCAGGTTTTAAACCCCACGTAGCAGGCGCCATTGAGCCTGCGGCGTCTATCGGGGGGATGTTTTTGCCTCCCATCATGGGTGCGGGTGGCTTTTTGATGGCAGAACTTACGGGGATTCCCTATTCGCAAATCATGATACTTTCTATCGGACCAGCATTTTTGTACTTTTTATCTGTCTTTTGCTTAGTGCACTTTGAGGCTAAGAAAAACGGTATTCGTGGCATTCAAGGAGAGGAGCTTCCCCACTGGAAAGAGGTGCTTAAGGGGGGGTGGTTTTATGCCTTGCCTTTGGTGATTATCACTATCTTGTTGCTTACTGGGAGGTCTGCGGGAAATGCAGCGTTTTGGGCAACCCTTTCATGCGTTGCTACAAGTTGGGTGCATAAAGAAACCCGCATGGGCTTACGTGAAATTTGGGAAGCCATCCAAGTGGGCGCAAGAAATACGCTCATGATTGGGGCAACGGTGGGTGTCATTGGGGTCATTGTTGGAGTGATTTCACTGACAGGTATGGGATTAAAGTTTTCAGACTTGGTTATTTCTATGGCAGGGGACAGTTTATTAATCGCTCTTATTCTTGTTGCCATTGCCTCTTTGGTGCTTGGCATGGGCGTTCCGGTGACTGCAGCGTATTTGATTGTGGCAGTGCTTGCTGTACCAGCTCTTGCTGAATTTGGTGTTGCTGTTATTGCGGCGCACATGATTGTATACTGGTTGTCTCAAGATTCCAATATCACGCCGCCAGTGTGTGTGGCAGCTTATGCTGGGGCCGCCATTGCGGGGTCTGATCCATGGAAAACAGGATGGACCTCTTTTAAATTTGCCAAGATGCTTTATATTATGCCGTTGCTTTTTGCTTATGTGCCTGCGATGTTGCTTGATGGCACACCTTTTGAGATTTTTACTGCCTTTTTGTCTGCGACTCTAGGGACCATTGCTTTTGGTGCTTTTGCGATGGGATTCTTGCGTCGTAAAACAAAGCTTTATGAATTTGTTGTCTTGGGTATTGCTACTCTTTTGCTATACTGGCCTACGTTATTATCGGACGTAGCAGGAATTGCACTGATTAGTTTTGTGTGGTGGTTACAGCGGGATGCACAAGAGGTTGCACCTGTCAAAATAGCCTAA